The following are encoded together in the Methylorubrum sp. B1-46 genome:
- a CDS encoding ABC transporter permease: MSDVRTPSRSDAGPARAASAPEPVLPANLRRNAPLVPTDSAASRALAAVIAILTFLAALCAGAAEIAVSSAGQWQGSVAQEVTVQVRPSAGRDIEADVRQAESLARAAPGIAGARIFTKAESERLLEPWLGSGLDLSDLPVPRLIALTLANDRAADLSALRTALTTALPGVASLDDHALWLQRLSTMANTFAGIGIGIVLLVLFATGLAVVFATRGAMAGNREVVEVLHFVGADDDYIAKAFQSRFFRLGLRGGALGAGAALLTCALAGLVARMWRSGPAGEEIAALFGTFQIGWQGYAVIVLIGVIASLVTAAVSRFTVRRFLR; encoded by the coding sequence ATGAGCGACGTGCGCACCCCCTCGCGAAGTGATGCCGGCCCGGCTCGGGCGGCGTCTGCCCCGGAGCCGGTGCTTCCGGCCAACCTTCGCCGCAACGCCCCGCTGGTGCCCACCGATTCCGCGGCGAGCCGGGCGCTGGCGGCCGTCATCGCCATTCTCACCTTCCTCGCCGCGCTCTGCGCCGGTGCGGCGGAGATCGCCGTCTCCAGCGCCGGCCAGTGGCAGGGCAGCGTCGCGCAGGAAGTGACGGTGCAGGTCCGCCCGAGCGCCGGGCGCGACATCGAGGCTGATGTGCGGCAGGCGGAGAGCCTCGCGCGGGCCGCACCCGGCATCGCCGGCGCGCGCATCTTCACCAAGGCGGAATCGGAGCGATTGCTCGAACCCTGGCTCGGCAGCGGCCTCGACCTGTCGGACCTGCCGGTTCCGCGCCTGATCGCGCTGACGCTCGCGAACGACCGCGCGGCCGACCTGTCCGCCCTGCGCACCGCCCTCACCACTGCGCTGCCGGGTGTCGCGAGCCTCGACGACCATGCCCTATGGCTCCAGCGTCTCTCGACCATGGCCAACACCTTCGCCGGCATCGGCATCGGCATCGTCCTCCTGGTGCTGTTCGCCACCGGTCTCGCCGTGGTCTTCGCGACCCGCGGCGCCATGGCGGGCAACCGAGAGGTGGTGGAGGTGCTGCATTTCGTGGGCGCCGACGACGACTACATCGCCAAGGCGTTTCAAAGCCGCTTCTTCCGCCTCGGGCTGAGGGGAGGGGCGCTGGGGGCCGGCGCCGCGCTGCTGACCTGTGCTTTGGCCGGCCTCGTCGCCCGGATGTGGCGCTCAGGGCCGGCAGGCGAGGAGATCGCGGCGCTGTTCGGGACGTTCCAGATCGGCTGGCAGGGCTATGCGGTCATCGTGCTCATCGGCGTGATCGCCTCGCTCGTCACGGCGGCGGTGTCGCGGTTCACGGTGCGCCGCTTCCTCCGGTAG
- a CDS encoding nicotinate-nucleotide adenylyltransferase, with amino-acid sequence MRIGLYGGSFNPAHAGHLHVSRTALRRLRLDRVWWLVTPGNPLKDHGLLAPLEERVAQARALAAVPRIAVTGFEAGIGSRYTADTLRWLVRRRPAVHFVWIMGADSLGSLHRWRRFEEILALMPVAVIDRPGHTLKAPAARAARAFAAARIPESEAVTLAGRRPPAWTFLHGPRSELSSTALRTGA; translated from the coding sequence CTGCGGATCGGCCTCTACGGCGGCTCGTTCAACCCGGCGCATGCAGGGCACCTGCATGTCAGCCGCACCGCCCTGCGGCGGCTGCGGCTCGACCGGGTCTGGTGGCTCGTCACGCCCGGAAATCCGCTGAAGGATCACGGCCTGCTCGCGCCGCTGGAGGAGCGCGTGGCGCAGGCACGGGCGCTCGCCGCCGTTCCGCGCATCGCCGTCACCGGCTTCGAGGCGGGGATCGGCAGCCGCTACACCGCCGACACCCTGCGCTGGCTCGTCCGACGCCGGCCAGCCGTCCATTTCGTGTGGATCATGGGGGCGGATTCGCTCGGCTCGCTCCATCGCTGGCGCCGCTTCGAGGAGATCCTGGCGCTGATGCCTGTCGCGGTGATCGACCGGCCGGGTCACACCCTGAAGGCTCCGGCGGCGCGGGCGGCACGGGCCTTCGCGGCGGCGCGAATTCCGGAGAGCGAAGCGGTGACGCTCGCCGGACGCCGGCCGCCGGCTTGGACCTTCCTGCACGGTCCGCGCTCCGAACTGTCCTCGACTGCGTTGCGGACGGGTGCGTAG
- a CDS encoding diguanylate cyclase domain-containing protein, protein MSDNLREALRQKALAEIALLDTPPEREFDVLAKLAQRVLGTGMSSITLIAPERQWFKARCGPLAPQTTRAQAFCPVVVETEAPLTVADARLDPRFAESPFVTGAPNIRYYAGVPVRIQQPDGDRVAIGTLCVLDEQPRQPTPNDLAVLEELACVAEALIEARALALRAAKVAEEHRLAVERLERERRQFKQAERMADMGSYRYDIEKKSTAWSDGVFAIHERPVSGGVPGEGLTNHFPEPDRTAFVAAVRRTMDTGEPFEMDADFVTAKGSARRVRCSCEIELSKGKPVALIGLIQDITERHGLEQRLRHQARTDDLTQLANRAEFHRVLDARLREARAANDDVAVLLIDLDGFKGVNDVLGHAAGDTVLRHVAERLRGACDDGCLPARLGGDEFAVVMSADLDRVGVDRKVRRLLHDLEIVAGEQGHIARVTGTIGIAWSSAAAQDRDVLLRQADAALYAAKRSRKGTAQTFPVGTDHRQAG, encoded by the coding sequence GTGTCGGACAACTTGCGAGAGGCGCTCCGGCAAAAAGCATTGGCCGAGATCGCCCTCCTCGACACGCCGCCTGAGCGCGAGTTCGATGTGCTGGCCAAGCTCGCACAACGCGTGCTCGGCACCGGCATGTCCTCGATCACCCTGATCGCGCCTGAACGGCAGTGGTTCAAGGCACGCTGCGGCCCACTGGCACCGCAGACGACGCGAGCTCAGGCGTTCTGCCCTGTCGTCGTCGAGACGGAGGCGCCGCTTACCGTGGCGGACGCCCGCCTCGACCCTCGCTTCGCCGAAAGCCCGTTCGTCACGGGCGCACCGAACATCCGCTACTACGCGGGCGTCCCGGTTCGCATCCAGCAGCCCGACGGGGATCGTGTGGCGATCGGCACGCTCTGCGTCCTCGACGAGCAGCCACGTCAGCCGACGCCGAACGATTTGGCGGTTCTCGAGGAGTTGGCCTGCGTCGCCGAAGCCCTGATCGAGGCCAGGGCTCTTGCCCTTCGCGCCGCCAAGGTCGCCGAGGAGCACCGTCTGGCCGTCGAGCGACTCGAGCGTGAACGTCGCCAGTTCAAGCAGGCCGAGCGCATGGCCGATATGGGCTCGTACCGGTACGACATCGAGAAGAAGTCCACGGCCTGGTCGGACGGCGTTTTCGCCATCCACGAGCGGCCCGTCAGCGGCGGCGTGCCAGGCGAGGGGCTCACAAACCATTTCCCCGAGCCCGACCGCACCGCGTTCGTCGCCGCCGTGAGGCGCACGATGGACACTGGCGAACCGTTCGAGATGGACGCCGACTTCGTGACCGCCAAAGGTAGTGCGCGGCGTGTGCGGTGCTCCTGCGAGATCGAGCTATCCAAGGGCAAGCCGGTCGCCCTCATCGGTCTGATCCAGGACATCACCGAACGGCACGGCTTGGAGCAGCGCCTCCGCCACCAAGCTCGCACCGACGATCTGACCCAATTGGCCAACCGAGCCGAATTTCACCGCGTTCTCGATGCGCGGCTGCGAGAGGCGCGCGCCGCCAACGACGACGTGGCCGTGCTTCTAATCGACCTCGACGGCTTCAAGGGCGTCAACGACGTCCTTGGGCATGCTGCGGGCGACACCGTGTTGCGCCATGTCGCCGAGCGGTTGCGCGGCGCCTGCGACGACGGGTGTCTTCCGGCGCGGCTAGGGGGCGACGAGTTCGCGGTTGTGATGTCCGCCGATCTCGATCGTGTGGGCGTCGACCGGAAGGTGCGGCGCCTCCTGCACGACCTTGAGATCGTTGCGGGCGAGCAGGGGCACATCGCCCGTGTGACGGGAACGATTGGCATCGCGTGGTCGAGCGCGGCCGCGCAGGACCGTGACGTGCTCCTTCGTCAGGCCGATGCTGCGCTCTACGCCGCCAAGCGCAGCCGGAAGGGAACGGCGCAAACCTTCCCCGTCGGTACGGACCACCGCCAGGCCGGCTGA
- a CDS encoding glutamate-5-semialdehyde dehydrogenase translates to MPVLNLKSGFADSDDLDTLMAGIGKRARAAGRAMALAPAQTKDLALRAIAEQIRASAPTILRENARDVSAAQAAGQTKAIIDRLTLDEGRVAAIAEAVEKVAGLPDPVGRQLAAFERPNGLLIERISVPLGVVGVIFESRPNVTADAGALCLKAGNAAILRAGSDSHRTATAIAAAMSEGLARAGLPADAIQLVPTRDRAAVGLMLTGLGGCVDVIVPRGGRSLVERVQAEAKVPVFAHLDGICHVYVAEGADLGMARTILLNSKMRRTGICGAAETLLVDAGVAKTHLKPLVEALLEAGCAVRGDAETQQVDPRVTPADEADWRTEYLDAIISAKVVDGLDAAIAHIEANGSHHTDAIITDDTEAAARFLNEVDSAIVTHNASTQFADGGEFGFGAEIGIATGRMHARGPVGVEQLTTFKYRVHGSGQTRP, encoded by the coding sequence GTGCCTGTCCTGAATCTCAAGTCCGGTTTCGCGGATTCCGACGACCTCGATACGCTGATGGCCGGCATCGGCAAGCGCGCGCGCGCCGCCGGCCGGGCGATGGCGCTCGCCCCGGCACAGACCAAGGATTTGGCGCTGCGGGCCATCGCCGAACAGATCCGGGCGAGCGCCCCGACGATCCTGCGCGAGAATGCGCGGGATGTCTCCGCCGCGCAGGCCGCCGGACAGACGAAGGCGATCATCGACCGGCTGACCCTGGACGAGGGCCGGGTCGCGGCCATCGCCGAGGCGGTGGAGAAGGTCGCGGGTCTGCCCGATCCGGTCGGGCGCCAGCTCGCCGCCTTCGAGCGGCCGAACGGCCTGCTGATCGAGCGCATCTCGGTGCCGCTCGGCGTCGTCGGCGTCATCTTCGAGAGCCGACCCAACGTGACGGCCGATGCCGGCGCACTCTGCCTCAAGGCCGGCAATGCCGCGATCCTGCGCGCGGGCTCGGATTCCCACCGCACCGCGACCGCCATCGCCGCGGCGATGAGCGAGGGCCTCGCCCGCGCGGGTCTGCCGGCGGACGCGATCCAGCTCGTGCCGACCCGCGATCGCGCCGCGGTCGGCCTGATGCTCACCGGTCTCGGCGGCTGCGTCGACGTAATCGTGCCCCGGGGCGGGCGCAGCCTCGTGGAGCGGGTCCAGGCCGAGGCCAAGGTGCCGGTCTTCGCCCATCTCGACGGCATCTGCCACGTCTACGTGGCCGAGGGCGCCGATCTCGGCATGGCCCGCACCATCCTGCTCAACAGCAAGATGCGCCGCACCGGTATCTGTGGCGCCGCCGAGACGCTGCTGGTCGATGCGGGGGTGGCCAAGACCCATCTCAAGCCGCTGGTCGAGGCTTTGCTCGAAGCCGGCTGCGCCGTGCGCGGCGACGCGGAGACGCAACAGGTCGATCCGCGAGTGACCCCCGCCGACGAGGCGGATTGGCGGACCGAGTATCTCGACGCGATCATCTCGGCTAAGGTGGTCGATGGGCTCGACGCCGCGATTGCCCATATCGAGGCCAACGGCTCGCACCACACCGACGCGATCATCACCGACGACACCGAGGCCGCCGCGCGCTTCCTCAACGAGGTCGATTCGGCGATCGTGACCCACAACGCCTCAACGCAGTTCGCCGATGGCGGCGAGTTCGGCTTCGGCGCCGAGATCGGCATCGCCACGGGCCGGATGCACGCCCGCGGACCGGTCGGCGTCGAGCAGCTCACCACCTTCAAGTACCGAGTCCACGGCAGCGGCCAGACACGGCCGTGA
- the proB gene encoding glutamate 5-kinase has translation MTLVRPPALEDFRRVVVKVGSALLVDRARGRLRHAWLAALAEDIADLHGRGVDVVVVSSGAIALGRTVLGLPPGALRLEESQASAAVGQIALARYWTEALGHHDIVAGQVLVTPKDTEERRRYLNARATVQKLLEVRAVPVVNENDTVATAEIRYGDNDRLAARVATMIGADVLVLFSDIDGLYTAPPHSDPQARHLPVVERVTPEIEAMAGGPASELSRGGMRTKVEAAKIAASGGTHMVIADGRGKNPLRVVREGGRCTWFLSGSTPTAARKTWIAGSLEASGTLVIDAGAARALAGGASLLPVGVTAIEGSFAKGDTVLIRGPEGRILGRGLVAYDSADAAAIIGRSSREIAAASVQAGRTEMIHRDDLAMIGT, from the coding sequence ATGACTCTGGTCCGCCCGCCCGCACTCGAAGATTTCCGCCGCGTCGTCGTGAAGGTGGGCTCGGCTCTCCTCGTGGATCGTGCGCGCGGGCGCCTGCGCCACGCGTGGCTCGCCGCACTCGCCGAAGACATTGCCGATCTGCACGGTCGTGGCGTCGATGTGGTGGTCGTCTCCTCCGGTGCGATCGCCCTCGGGCGCACGGTCCTGGGGCTTCCGCCCGGAGCGCTGCGCCTGGAGGAGAGCCAGGCCTCGGCGGCGGTCGGGCAGATCGCGCTCGCCCGCTACTGGACCGAGGCGCTCGGCCACCACGACATCGTGGCGGGACAAGTGCTGGTGACGCCGAAGGACACCGAGGAGCGCCGCCGCTACCTCAACGCCCGCGCGACCGTGCAGAAACTGCTGGAAGTGCGGGCGGTGCCGGTCGTCAACGAGAACGACACGGTGGCCACCGCCGAGATCCGCTACGGCGACAACGACCGGCTGGCGGCGCGCGTCGCCACCATGATCGGCGCCGACGTGCTGGTGCTGTTCTCCGACATCGACGGCCTCTACACCGCACCGCCCCACAGCGATCCGCAGGCGCGCCACCTTCCGGTGGTCGAGCGGGTGACGCCGGAGATCGAGGCGATGGCCGGTGGCCCCGCCTCCGAACTATCCCGCGGCGGCATGCGCACCAAGGTCGAGGCCGCGAAGATCGCCGCGAGCGGTGGCACCCACATGGTCATCGCCGACGGCCGCGGAAAGAACCCGCTGCGCGTCGTCCGCGAAGGCGGGCGCTGCACATGGTTCCTGTCGGGCTCGACCCCTACCGCCGCGCGCAAGACCTGGATCGCCGGTTCACTGGAAGCCTCCGGGACCCTGGTCATCGATGCCGGCGCCGCCCGCGCGCTCGCGGGCGGGGCGAGCCTTCTCCCGGTGGGCGTCACCGCCATCGAGGGCAGCTTCGCTAAGGGTGACACCGTGCTGATCCGAGGGCCGGAGGGACGGATCCTGGGGCGAGGCCTCGTCGCCTACGACAGCGCGGATGCAGCCGCGATCATCGGTCGCTCCAGCCGCGAGATCGCCGCCGCGTCGGTTCAGGCCGGACGCACGGAGATGATCCACCGCGACGATCTCGCGATGATCGGAACCTGA
- a CDS encoding GbsR/MarR family transcriptional regulator, with amino-acid sequence MTEISDQAQKLAPAVERFILHWGDLGGQWGVNRSVAQIHALLYLSDRPLAAEDIAGTLGIARSNVSNSLKELAAWNLIRRVPVMGERRDFFVAETDLWEMVTRIAAGRKEREIDPALKALRECVAEAEGDPRVGAVASRRLKAMLDFTQTLDGWYAQMLSVPHNTLAKLIRLGGRIVRYLPVKSEP; translated from the coding sequence ATGACAGAAATTTCAGACCAGGCGCAAAAGCTCGCACCGGCGGTGGAGCGTTTCATTCTGCACTGGGGCGATCTCGGCGGACAGTGGGGCGTGAACCGCTCGGTCGCGCAGATCCATGCCCTGCTCTACCTGTCCGACAGGCCGCTCGCCGCGGAGGACATTGCCGGCACGCTCGGCATCGCCCGATCGAACGTCTCGAATTCGCTGAAGGAGCTCGCGGCCTGGAACCTGATCCGGCGAGTGCCGGTGATGGGCGAGCGGCGCGACTTCTTCGTCGCCGAGACCGACTTGTGGGAGATGGTCACCCGCATCGCCGCCGGCCGCAAGGAACGGGAGATCGACCCCGCGCTCAAGGCCCTGCGCGAATGCGTGGCCGAGGCCGAGGGGGATCCGCGGGTCGGGGCCGTGGCCTCCCGGCGTCTCAAGGCGATGCTCGATTTCACCCAGACCCTCGACGGCTGGTACGCGCAGATGCTGAGCGTGCCCCACAACACCCTGGCCAAGCTGATCCGGCTCGGCGGGCGGATCGTCCGCTACCTGCCGGTGAAGTCCGAGCCCTGA
- a CDS encoding zinc-ribbon domain-containing protein, which translates to MLIVCPACASEYRIDAERVGTSGRSVRCAACRETWFISADEVVAAMFDEMAAEDEPAPPPPPDSAPAAEAPFEEPVRRPRPAAAKGGRRGKPKAKARRLSPALAACFVLAAALPLTLLGRATVVRAMPQTAGLFARVGLPVNLRGIDLTDVAAFQVPAEGANPARLIVEGDLVSVGRERVAVPLIEVEVRDAAGHPLYHWSVTGPRSALEPGERARFKASLSAPPEKGRQIEVRFADKPIGEGTGPGEN; encoded by the coding sequence ATGTTGATCGTCTGCCCGGCCTGCGCCAGCGAGTATCGCATCGATGCCGAGCGCGTCGGAACCAGCGGGCGTTCGGTGCGCTGCGCGGCCTGCCGTGAGACCTGGTTCATCTCGGCCGACGAGGTCGTCGCCGCCATGTTCGACGAGATGGCGGCCGAGGACGAGCCCGCTCCGCCTCCGCCGCCGGACTCCGCGCCAGCCGCCGAGGCACCCTTCGAGGAACCCGTGCGGCGTCCGCGTCCGGCGGCGGCGAAGGGGGGGCGGCGCGGCAAGCCGAAAGCCAAGGCTCGCCGGCTCTCACCGGCGCTGGCCGCCTGCTTCGTCCTGGCCGCCGCCCTGCCGCTGACACTCCTCGGCCGTGCCACCGTCGTGCGGGCGATGCCGCAGACCGCCGGGCTGTTCGCCCGCGTCGGCCTGCCGGTGAATCTGCGCGGCATCGATCTCACCGACGTTGCCGCCTTCCAGGTGCCGGCCGAGGGAGCCAACCCCGCGCGGCTCATCGTGGAGGGCGACCTCGTCTCCGTCGGCCGGGAGCGCGTCGCCGTTCCGCTGATCGAGGTCGAGGTGCGCGACGCCGCGGGACATCCGCTCTACCACTGGAGTGTGACGGGGCCGCGCTCCGCGCTGGAGCCCGGCGAGCGGGCGCGGTTCAAGGCGAGCCTCTCCGCCCCGCCCGAGAAGGGACGTCAGATCGAGGTGCGGTTCGCGGACAAGCCCATTGGCGAGGGCACGGGACCGGGCGAAAATTGA
- a CDS encoding response regulator: protein MVSDRDLLGRSVLIAEDDYFWADELRSGLRSAGAIVLGPFATVGAALMLVESAAIVDGAILNIDLRGERSYAVADRLIAQAVPLLIVTGYDEAALPARYAGVRRLEKPVCVRTVLEGMLSLLRAV from the coding sequence ATGGTGTCGGACAGGGATCTCCTTGGCCGCAGCGTCCTGATCGCCGAGGACGATTACTTCTGGGCCGACGAGCTTCGTAGTGGTTTGCGGAGCGCCGGGGCGATCGTCCTCGGCCCGTTCGCGACCGTCGGGGCCGCCCTGATGCTCGTCGAATCGGCGGCGATCGTGGATGGCGCGATCCTCAACATCGATCTCCGTGGGGAGCGCTCCTACGCCGTCGCCGACCGACTGATCGCCCAGGCCGTGCCCCTGCTGATCGTCACCGGGTACGATGAAGCCGCGTTGCCCGCGCGTTATGCCGGCGTGCGGCGGCTCGAGAAGCCGGTCTGCGTCAGGACCGTGTTGGAGGGGATGCTCTCGCTTCTACGGGCCGTGTGA
- a CDS encoding YdcF family protein, producing the protein MTRERASFRRGIRLLRIAAGLAVLGMLALVGGFLAFVTVVEQAERPSLDGVDGIVAMTGGSQRVGDAIDLLAAGHGRRLLISGVNERTTRDEIVRLNPSQEQWITCCVDLDYRARNTIGNAIETRRWMRRHRFETVAVVTSSYHMPRTLVELRHALRDGETLIPYPVVADGLDLGRWWADPSVTRLLGAEYLKFLVAWARTQVESDPEQSRFAVLIGRRPPVKVVAERLLRETN; encoded by the coding sequence ATGACTAGGGAGCGCGCGTCTTTCCGGCGCGGCATCCGCCTCCTTCGGATCGCCGCCGGCCTCGCGGTCCTCGGCATGCTGGCGCTGGTCGGCGGCTTTCTTGCTTTCGTCACGGTGGTCGAGCAGGCTGAACGGCCGAGCCTGGACGGCGTCGACGGCATCGTCGCCATGACCGGGGGTTCGCAGCGCGTCGGCGACGCCATCGACCTGCTCGCGGCCGGCCATGGACGGCGGTTGCTGATCTCCGGCGTCAATGAGCGCACGACCCGCGACGAGATCGTCCGGCTCAACCCGTCCCAGGAGCAGTGGATCACCTGCTGCGTCGATCTCGATTACCGGGCCCGCAACACCATCGGCAACGCCATCGAGACGAGGCGCTGGATGCGGCGCCACCGGTTCGAGACCGTCGCGGTCGTGACGTCGAGCTACCACATGCCCCGCACGCTCGTGGAATTGCGGCATGCCCTGCGCGACGGCGAGACGCTGATCCCCTATCCCGTCGTTGCCGACGGGCTCGATCTCGGGCGGTGGTGGGCGGATCCGTCGGTCACGCGCCTGCTCGGGGCCGAGTATCTCAAGTTTCTTGTCGCCTGGGCCCGCACCCAGGTGGAGTCGGACCCGGAGCAGTCGCGCTTCGCGGTGCTGATTGGCCGCCGCCCGCCGGTCAAGGTCGTCGCGGAGCGGCTCCTGCGCGAGACGAACTGA
- the ftsE gene encoding cell division ATP-binding protein FtsE, which yields MKTGSLLSGAEEPVVRFESVGMRYGLGPEVLSDVSFEIAPHSFQFLTGPSGAGKTTLLRLILLSVRPTRGLVSIFGREVSGISNDALTGLRRRMGVVFQDFRLLDHLTTYENVALPLRVQERSEASYRAEVVELLRWVGLGERMHVLPPLLSGGEKQRAAIARALIARPELLLADEPTGNVDPSLARRLLRLFMELNRLGTSVVIATHDYGLMDLVEARRMVLAEGRLRVEGP from the coding sequence GTGAAAACGGGCAGCCTCCTGTCCGGCGCGGAGGAGCCCGTCGTCCGGTTCGAGAGCGTCGGCATGCGCTACGGTCTCGGCCCGGAGGTGCTGTCGGATGTCAGCTTCGAGATCGCACCGCACTCGTTCCAATTCCTCACCGGACCCTCGGGGGCCGGCAAGACGACGCTGCTGCGCCTGATCCTGCTCTCGGTGCGCCCCACCCGCGGCCTCGTCTCGATCTTCGGCAGGGAAGTGAGCGGCATCTCGAACGATGCGCTCACAGGCCTGCGCCGCCGCATGGGCGTGGTGTTCCAGGATTTCCGCCTGCTCGATCACCTCACGACCTACGAGAACGTGGCGCTGCCCCTGCGCGTGCAGGAGCGGTCGGAGGCGAGCTACCGGGCGGAGGTCGTCGAACTGCTGCGCTGGGTCGGCCTGGGCGAGCGCATGCACGTCCTGCCGCCGCTGCTATCGGGCGGCGAGAAGCAGCGCGCGGCGATCGCGCGGGCGCTGATCGCGCGGCCGGAACTGCTGCTCGCCGACGAGCCCACGGGCAATGTCGATCCGAGCCTCGCCCGGCGCCTGCTGCGGCTGTTCATGGAGTTGAACCGACTCGGCACCTCGGTGGTGATCGCCACCCACGATTACGGACTGATGGATCTCGTCGAGGCGCGCCGCATGGTGCTGGCCGAGGGCCGCCTGCGGGTGGAGGGGCCATGA
- the rsfS gene encoding ribosome silencing factor encodes MKAEETVEIDLAGKTSLADTMIIASGRSQRHVGSIADKIIQEMKAKGFGNARVEGMPACDWVLIDAGDILVHIFRPEVRGFYNLEKIWGADRPSGALLAG; translated from the coding sequence ATGAAGGCCGAGGAAACCGTCGAGATCGACCTCGCGGGCAAGACGTCGCTCGCCGACACGATGATCATCGCATCCGGCCGCTCCCAGCGCCATGTCGGCTCGATCGCCGACAAGATCATCCAGGAGATGAAGGCGAAGGGGTTCGGCAATGCCCGTGTCGAAGGCATGCCGGCCTGCGACTGGGTGCTGATCGATGCGGGGGACATCCTCGTCCACATCTTCCGGCCCGAGGTGCGCGGCTTCTACAACCTCGAGAAGATCTGGGGCGCCGACCGTCCGTCGGGCGCCCTTCTCGCAGGCTGA
- a CDS encoding DUF4166 domain-containing protein produces MRNAAEMAVPVSAPGRPAELFDLRFRALVPEADWAQLPPAVRRRFTKRLGAGESAVYAGRVVATDLTALGWLLAQCLRLVGAPLPTTRIADVPSVVAVTGDGAGSGQIWTRLYARGSGFPQAIHSAKRFRGPTGLEERVSAGLGMSLRVLVEDRALVFRSERYFVDLPGFRLMLPSWLTPGILTVSHSETGSRSFRFVLEIRHAWAGRLLRQEAEFTDQTEARDAVAAMP; encoded by the coding sequence ATGCGCAACGCCGCCGAGATGGCCGTTCCGGTCAGCGCTCCGGGTCGACCGGCCGAGCTGTTCGACCTGCGCTTCCGCGCCCTCGTCCCGGAGGCTGATTGGGCGCAATTGCCGCCGGCCGTGCGGCGGCGCTTCACCAAGCGGCTCGGTGCCGGCGAAAGTGCGGTCTATGCCGGGCGGGTGGTCGCGACCGATTTGACCGCTCTCGGCTGGCTATTGGCGCAGTGCTTGCGCCTCGTCGGCGCGCCGCTGCCGACCACCCGCATCGCCGACGTTCCGAGCGTGGTCGCCGTCACTGGGGACGGCGCCGGCTCCGGCCAGATCTGGACGCGGCTCTACGCCCGCGGCTCCGGCTTTCCGCAGGCGATCCACTCGGCCAAGCGCTTTCGGGGGCCGACCGGGCTGGAAGAGCGGGTCAGTGCCGGGCTCGGCATGAGCCTGAGGGTTCTGGTGGAGGATCGGGCGCTCGTCTTCCGCAGCGAGCGCTACTTCGTCGACCTGCCGGGCTTCCGCCTGATGCTGCCGTCCTGGCTCACGCCGGGCATCCTCACCGTCAGCCACAGCGAGACCGGCAGCCGCAGCTTCCGCTTCGTGCTGGAAATCCGCCACGCTTGGGCAGGCCGCCTGCTACGCCAGGAGGCGGAGTTCACCGATCAGACCGAGGCACGCGACGCGGTCGCCGCGATGCCGTGA